One Neoarius graeffei isolate fNeoGra1 chromosome 19, fNeoGra1.pri, whole genome shotgun sequence genomic region harbors:
- the LOC132867519 gene encoding small ribosomal subunit protein eS12-like, with translation MLKEDVMDVNTALPEVLKTALIRDGLARGIQEASKALDKRQAHLCVLAANCDEPMYITLVEALCAEHQINVIKVDDNKKLGERVGLCKVNREGKHRMVE, from the exons ATGCTGAAG GAGGATGTGATGGATGTGAACACCGCCCTGCCTGAGGTGCTGAAGACCGCACTCATCCGTGATGGACTCGCTCGTGGAATCCAGGAGGCTTCCAAGGCTCTGGATAAGCGCCAGGCTCACCTGTGTGTTCTCGCTGCCAACTGCGACGAGCCCATGTACATCACGCTGGTGGAAGCCCTGTGCGCCGAGCATCAGATCAACGTCATCAAGGTAGATGACAACAAGAAACTTGGTGAGAGGGTTGGACTGTGCAAGGTCAACAGGGAGGGCAAACACCGCATGGTGGAGTAG